TCATCCATTTTCTTAACCAACAAGCCTCGGAAACCTATGTCCGGTTTTGCAATAACAGGATACTGTATGTGCTTCTTTTCAATAGCTTTTAGTGTTTCTTGTACGGACTGATCTACTTTATGTAAAACAGATTTTGGAACGTATTTTTCCGGTATCATTAGTAGCGTTTCGTATTTGGATTCGGATCCTATTCCCGAATTTTTTATTCCGGGGTTTACAGCAGTATAAAGAACAAAATTTCGTTCTTTAATACCGTGGATCAATGCATAAGGAATATTAGGAAGATAAAACATTAGCAAAGGCCAATGCTCCCAATGTAAGATTTTGTATAGCCTGTTTTTGATCAACGGATACTGTTTTAATTTTTATTTTCTTCGAAAAAATAGTACTATTTTTCTTATTTCCAAGTTTTTTACTTGAAACTATGTCAACCTTTCCAAAATCCTTTTTGGTAGTTTTTATGAACTTCTTCCAATGCTTTAAAGAGTATTTTTGGGTCTATTTCTTCGATGGTATAATAACGCAAAGATTTCATTTTTTTTCTTCCTTCCGATATCAAATAGGGGCTTAAACCTTCTATGAGATAGGGTAACCAAAGCCCTACGTCAACATAACCCTTGCTTACATTTAAAAAACAAAATGGTTTATTGTGCAGATAATAATAAGGAATTTTCCATTTGTATTTCAAATCAACTTCAGGGTAGGCAGCCTCAATTAATATCTGTAATTGTAATAAAATCGATTTGAAAGGTTCGGGTTGATTTAAAATGTAGTGCTCTGCAGGGTTCATTTTTGTATATTCGTATTTGTTTACTTCTTATAGATGGGTCAGAATAATGCCATACAAGATATCAAATTTTCAAACTTTATTTTAAAAAGATGTACTAGTATTCAGATAGGCTCGTATTTTTTGGCAAGTGCTTACCTGATTGAAAAAAGCATTGCTAACTTTTTAGCAGATGATACTATAATGATGTTTCTATCTGTACAATTGGTAGCGTTTTTTATCATTTCCATACTATTGTTTCTGTTCTTATTTTCTTCTTTAGCTTTATTCTATTCCAATAGGAGAAGTAGCAGAAAGCGGCATGTAGGTATCTGGAATCCCGCTTCAAAAAAAAGATTCCGCATATATCTGGTTTATTGTATTATTGGTGTATTAACCCTGATACTGCTGTGGACTAACGGATTACATAATGTAATAGCCCCCGCAGGGTTTATTTTATATGCAATATTGCTAATCATATTAAGTGGCTCTGAGAAGAATTTTTATCTTTTTTCCGGAATTGCTTTTTTATTAGCTGCTACCTGTTTTATGATACCTGCTTACTGGTATTCTTCTATGTTGATACTGGGAATTGTATATGTGGTTTATGGAATTGTTATGAAATAATTTCAGACTCTGCATAATGCTATAATGAAAATTGAACAGATAATAGTATAAATTTGATCAATATTCAGGGATTTTTAACTCAAAAATACCCTATTATTGAAAATAGTGATGCCAAAATTTCATTGTTTTCGGGGGCTGACATGTGTGTTTTTATGCTATAGATTTATTTTATTCAAACTATTCGATTGCTATGAGTACTTTGTTGGTGGTAGTTATTATTCTTTAATTCTATAAAATAGTGCCGATATTTGTTGCTCGGTGATGCTGATTGATTTTGGGAAAGCAAATCCAAAGGATGTTTTGGATGCTGCGCATAGTGTGACTCCTTTTGGTCCAGGCGGAACTTAATAAACAAAACGTTCTTTAAAATATAAAATCGGTTAAGTAGCTCAGAGGATAGAGCACCATTACTTTTCGATGATTGGCAAAAAAGTTCAACGCCCGAAGAAAATTTTAAACTGGAGTAACCTGCTGGTTTTGAGGATTTAAAATCTTCGAGAAGGAAGAAATTTGAAGCCAAATCAATTCAAATACAAAATATATACCTATTTTGCAAAGGTTTCAGCCTTATAACAAACAAGAGATATTAAAATAACCTGAAAATGATGAAAACAATCTTTCAACTTGTACTACTTTTTATTTCATGGACACTATTCTCACAACAACCTGCAACTCAAGCAACTATTGTAAAAAAGGCGCTGGAAGAAAAAGAAAAACAGGCTAAAACCTCCATCATTAAAAATGTTTCTTTTACCAATATCGGGCCGACAATTATGAGTGGCCGTGTTGCAGATATAGATGTCAACCCAAACGATCCGACAGAATTTTATGTAGGATATGCATCCGGAGGATTGTGGTACACGAATAATAACGGCACAACATTTTCTCCGGTTTTGGACAATTCGCCCACACAAAATGTCGGAGATATTGCAGTTGATTGGAAAAGCGGAACCATTTGGTTAGGAACAGGAGAAAAGAACTCTTCCAGATCTTCCTATGCCGGAATCGGAATGTTGAAATCTGTAAATAAAGGGAAATCCTGGGAAGCTGTTGGTTTGTCAGACACGCATCATATCAGTAGAATTGTTATCAACCCAAACAACCCAAATGAAATCATTGTTGGGGTAATAGGTCATCTATACTCACCGAATGCCGAAAGAGGAATTTTCAAAACAGCAGACGGAGGGGAGACATGGAAAAAAACACTATTTATCAATCGTGATACGGGAATTATAGATATCGCCGCGGCTCCTCAAAATCCAAAAATATTATATGCTGCTTCCTGGGAGCGGGAACGCAAAGCGTGGAATTTTGATGGTGATGGAAAGCACTCGGCCGTCTATAAAAGTATTGACGGAGGAGATTTCTGGAAAAAAATTTCCGAAAAAAACGGATTTCCAAATGGAGATGGCGTTGGTAGAATAGGACTAGCCGTATACGATGAAAATACGGTATATGCGCTGCATGATAGTCAGTTTAGAAGAAAAGCAGATCATAAGAAAAAAACATCTTCGGATGTACTTACCAAAGACGATTTTAAGACCATGTCTGTAGATGTATTTTTAAATCTTACCGATGAAAAATTAAATAAGTACCTAAAAACAAATGGGTTTCAGGAAAAATACAAAGCAGAAAATGTAAAACAGATGGTACGTGCAGGCTCTGTAAAACCTGTAGATTTGGCAAAATATTTGGAAGACGCCAATTCCTTGTTGTTTGATACGCCGGTTGTGGGTGCGGAAGTTTTTTTAACGACAAACGGAGGCAAATCATGGGAAAAAACACACAAGGAATATTTGGATGACTTATATTATTCTTACGGATATTATTTTGGAGAAATTCGTGTAGATCCGCAGGATAAAAATGGAATATACATTTTGGGAGTTCCTATTTTGAAATCCAAAGACACAGGAAAAACATTTACATCCATTAGCAGGGAAAATGTACATGCAGATCACCAGGCATTGTGGGTAAATCCAAAACAACAAGGGCATTTAATTGACGGAAATGATGGCGGGCTCAACCTTTCTTATGACGACGGAGAAAGCTGGACGAAATTGAATGTACCCTCTGTTGGCCAGTTCTACGCTATTTATGCAGACAACCAAAAGCCCTATCACGTTTACGGAGGTTTGCAAGACAACGGTGTTTGGACGGCTCCTCATACGGCAAAAATTGATACGCGTTGGCACCAGTCAGGGCAAAACCCCTACAAATCCATTATGGGAGGTGATGGCATGCAGATTCAGGTAGACGATAGAAACCCAAATATAGTGTATACGGGATATCAGTTTGGAAACTATTATAGAATTGACAGGGGTTCCGGCAAAAGAAAATACATCCAGCCTAAACATACGTTAGGAGAAAACCCGTATCGGTTCAATTGGCAGACACCCATTCAGTTGTCAAAACACCATCAGGATATCTTATATTTGGGAAGTAATAAATTGCACCGAAGTTTAAACCGGGGAGATACCTGGGAAACCATTTCCGATAATTTAACCACCGGAGGGAAAAAAGGAAATGTAGCTTACGGAACCCTGACAACCATTTCGGAATCTCCTTTCCAATTCGGATTGATTTATGTAGGTTCTGATGACGGGTATGTTCATATTACAAAAGACGGCGGAGGCTCTTGGGAAAAAATTTCGAATGCGTTTCCAAAAGACCTGTGGGTTAGCAGGGTGATTGCCTCACAGCACAAAAAAGAACGTGTATACGTTACCTTAAACGGATATCGCTGGGATGATTTTACTCCTTATGTTTACGTATCGGAAGATTATGGAAAAACATGGAAAAATATCTCTGACAGCATTCCTGTGTCTCCGGTGAATGTCATTCGAGAAGATCCGGAAAACCCGGATTTGTTGTATATTGGAACAGACAATGGAGTATACGCTTCTTTTGACAGGGGGGACAAATGGTTTCCGTTCCACAAAGGGTTGCCCAATGTTGCTGTGCATGATTTGGCAGTACAACCCGAAGCAAAACATTTAATAGTGGGGACACACGGACGAAGTTTGTACAAAGCCAATATTGCTCCGTTACAGTTAATGACTAAAGAACTGGCAGCTAAAAAACATCATATTTTTGCTATTTCACCCATTCGGAAAAGAGAAAACTGGGGGAGCTCATGGAGTAAGTGGTTAAAGCCGAACACTCCGAAAATTACAATTCCATATTATTCTAAAGAAAAAAAGAAAACAACCATAGCTGTCTACCTGAATACGATCAAAGTAAATTCAATTCCCGTAAATGCAGATACCGGAATTAACGAAGCCGTTTTTGATGTTTCTTTTTCCAAAAAAGGAAAAAAAGCGTACTTGAATAAACATAAAGAAAATACTTTAAAAGAAGCTAAAAACGGAGTGTATTATTTGCCGAAAGGAGAATACACTGTGAAAATCGGCAAGGAAGAAAGAAGTTTTTCTATCAAATAAGATAATTAATTGTAATCATTCTAAATACAAAGGAAAATGACTTTTAAAGCTTGTTCATAAAACGTTTGCATCGTACCTTTGTATGTATTAAAATTAACTACTAAAATGAGTGGACTTTTCAATTCTTCAATAGGGAGAAAGTTTGCCATGGCACTTTCGGCACTTTTCCTGATGATTTTCCTTTTACAGCATTTTGCCATTAACATTTTATCGGTTTTTAGTGAAAATGCATTTAACCGGGCTTCTCATTTTATGGGGACATTTTGGGCAGTGCAATATATTTTACAACCCGTTTTGATTTTGGGCGTGGTGTTTCACTTTGTCATGGGATTTGTATTGGAAATTCAAAATAACAAAGCACGTCAGGTCAAATATACAAAAAACAATGGCGGAGCTAATTCATCATGGATGAGTCGGAACATGATCTGGAGCGGATTGGTAATTTTAGCTTTTATGGTACTACATTTCATTGATTTCTGGATTCCCGAAATCAAGACAAAATATATATTAGGAGATATGAGCGGAATGCATGAAGGAGAATTCAGATATTTTTATGAATTGACAGAAAAGTTTCACAGTCCGGTTCGTGTAGGTGCGTATTGCTTAGCTTTTGTGTTTTTAGCCATGCATTTATTACATGGTTTCAGTTCAGCTTTCCAGTCTGTTGGAGCCAACAATAAATATACCAGAGGTTTGAAGAAGATTTCAAAAATTTACGCAATAGGAATTCCGATAGGATTTATTTTTATCGCATTGTTTCACCATATTTCAGGACACTAAAAAAAGACTTATCACTATGGCTTTAGATTCAAAAGTACCTTCAGGACCACTAGCGGATAAGTGGACAAAACATAAAAATGACATTGACCTTGTAAATCCGGCTAATAAACGCCTGATTGATATTATTGTTGTGGGAACAGGGCTAGCAGGGGGATCTGCGGCAGCAACACTGGCAGAGCTCGGCTACAACGTAAAAGCATTTTGCTTTCAAGATTCGCCAAGGCGAGCACATTCTATTGCGGCGCAGGGAGGCATTAACGCCGCAAAAAATTACCAGGGAGACGGAGATTCTACTTACCGGTTATTTTATGATACGGTAAAAGGAGGAGATTACCGCTCACGGGAAGCCAATGTATACCGTTTGGCAGAAGTTTCCGCAAATATTATCGATCAGTGTGTGGCACAAGGAGTTCCTTTTGCACGCGATTATGGAGGTTTGTTAGACAATCGCTCCTTTGGTGGGGTACTGGTTTCCAGAACTTTTTATGCAAAAGGGCAAACCGGACAACAATTATTGTTAGGAGCTTATTCGGCAATAAATCGTCAAATTGGCCGTGGCAAGATCAAAATGTATAACCGGCATGAAATGTTAGATGTGGTGATTGTTGATGGGAAAGCACGAGGGATTATCGCTCGAAATTTAGTAACCGGAGAAATAGAACGCCATTCTGCACATGCTGTTGTCCTGGGAACGGGAGGGTACGGAAATGTATTTTTCCTGTCAACCAATGCCATGTGTTCTAACGTAACAGCAGCTTGGAAAGCTCACAAACGCGGAGCTTATTTTGCAAACCCTTGTTACACGCAAATTCACCCCACTTGTATTCCGGTTTCAGGAGATCACCAGTCCAAATTAACATTGATGTCGGAATCATTGAGAAATGACGGGCGCATCTGGGTTCCCAAGAAATTAGAAGACGTAAAAGCCATCAGAGAGGGAAAATTAAAACCCACTCAAATTGCCGAAGAAGATAGGGATTACTATCTGGAGAGACGTTACCCTGCTTTTGGAAACTTGGTCCCCAGAGATGTTGCGTCCAGAGCAGCAAAAGAACGTTGTGATGCCGGATTTGGAGTGAATACAACAGGAGAAGCGGTGTATTTAGACTTTGCTTCGGCAATTCAGCGTTACGGGAAAGAGCAAGCACAGATTAGACACCTGGATCAAAATGATGCCGCTTTGGTAACATCACTCGGACAAGAAGCGATAAAAACAAAATACGGGAACCTGTTTCAAATGTATGAGAAGATCGTTGATGAAAATCCGTACGAAACTCCTATGATGATCTATCCGGCTGTACATTATACGATGGGGGGAGTTTGGGTAGATTACAATTTACAAACAACTATTCCCGGCTTGTACTGCATTGGAGAAGCTAATTTCTCTGATCACGGGGCTAACAGATTAGGAGCATCTGCTCTGATGCAAGGTTTGGCAGACGGTTATTTTGTATTGCCATATACCATAGGAGATTATTTGGCAAATGACATTAGAACCGGATCGATTTCTACGGATTTACCTGAGTTTGAAGCTGCAGAGAAGAGTGTTAAGGAAACCTTAGATAAGCTAGTTAACAACAGTGGGAAACATTCCGTAGATCATTTTCATAAGAGATTAGGAAAGATCATGTGGAATAAAGTAGGTATGTCTCGTAATGAAAAAGGGCTTCGGGAAGCCATTGAAGAAATTTCTGCTTTGCGAAAAGAGTTTTGGAAAGATGTTCGAGTTCCCGGGTCTGCTAATGAATTCAATGAAGAATTGGCAAAAGCAGGTCGAGTAGCGGATTTTCTGGAATTAGGTGAATTATTTGCCAAAGATGCTTTGTATAGAACCGAATCGTGCGGAGGTCATTTTAGAGAAGAATCCGTAGAAGAAGACGGACCTCAGAAAGGCGAAGCAAAACGAAATGACAAGGCGTTTGCATTTGTTTCTGCATGGGAATATAAAGGAGAACCCAAAGATGCCGTACTGCACAAAGAAGAATTAGAATTTAATGATATAGAATTAAAACAAAGAAGTTATAAATAGATGTCAGTATTGAGATTTGAAATGTTAGACTTTATAACTACTCATATACTCAGTATTCAATACTAAAATCTAAGTAAATGAACTTAACACTTAAAATTTGGCGTCAAAAAAATGCTAGTGATAAAGGTAAAATGGTCAATTACCAAATTGCGGATGTGTCGCCCGATATGTCTTTCCTTGAAATGTTAGATGTATTAAACAATCAATTAATTGAAAAGGGTGATGAGCCCGTGGCCTTTGACCACGATTGTAGAGAGGGAATCTGTGGTATGTGTTCTTTATATATTAACGGAGAAGCACATGGCCCCGACAGAGGGATTACAACCTGTCAACTACACATGCGTAAATTTAAAGACGGAGATACTATTTATATAGAACCTTTCCGATCGAAAGCTTTTCCGGTAGTTAAAGATTTGGTGGTAGACAGAAGTGCTTTTGATAGAATTCAACATGCCGGAGGGTTTATTTCCATAAACACGTCCGGAAATACTCAGGATGCAAATGCTATTCCTATTAATAAACACGATGCAGATACTGCTTTTGATGCAGCGACCTGCATCGGTTGTGGTGCCTGTGTAGCAACCTGTAAAAACTCAAGTGCCATGTTATTTGTTTCTGCAAAGGTATCTCAGTTCGCTTTATTGCCACAAGGGCAAGTTGAAGCTACTGATCGCGTACTCAATATGGTGAAACAAATGGATGAAGAAGGGTTTGGAAACTGTACCAATACCGGAGCTTGTGAAGTGGAATGCCCCAAAGGAATTTCATTGGAAAATATTGCCAGAATGAATCGTGAATACTTAAAGGCGAGTTTGAAAGGGTAACTTATACCGGATTAAACGTTATAAAGTCTTATATGACCCTTATAAAGAAGTGAGGAAAGCATTGGTTTTAAAAACCCCCCTTATCATTTACTTGATCTTTAAAACCAATGCGAAAATCCAATATTTATAGAAGCTTTATAACTTATGAATGATAATAGCGTTCATTAATAATTTTCCCATCTTTCCACTGTGTGCGATTCACTTGTTCAAAATGATGCTTTTTGCCATCATTAGTTGTAAAATCCATCACAGCTTCATAGTAAGAAATGTCTCCATTCACAGCTATATTTTTCATTTGATATCCGCCAAACTCAGTTACAGTAGATAACAGATCTCTCTCAGCTTGTAAACAAACTTCTTTTCCTATTTTAGGATTGTTGTCAGCTTCTTGTAAAACAACATCATCAGCTAAATATTTTTCCATAGCTTCAATAAATTGTC
This window of the Flavobacteriaceae bacterium genome carries:
- a CDS encoding glycosyl hydrolase produces the protein MKTIFQLVLLFISWTLFSQQPATQATIVKKALEEKEKQAKTSIIKNVSFTNIGPTIMSGRVADIDVNPNDPTEFYVGYASGGLWYTNNNGTTFSPVLDNSPTQNVGDIAVDWKSGTIWLGTGEKNSSRSSYAGIGMLKSVNKGKSWEAVGLSDTHHISRIVINPNNPNEIIVGVIGHLYSPNAERGIFKTADGGETWKKTLFINRDTGIIDIAAAPQNPKILYAASWERERKAWNFDGDGKHSAVYKSIDGGDFWKKISEKNGFPNGDGVGRIGLAVYDENTVYALHDSQFRRKADHKKKTSSDVLTKDDFKTMSVDVFLNLTDEKLNKYLKTNGFQEKYKAENVKQMVRAGSVKPVDLAKYLEDANSLLFDTPVVGAEVFLTTNGGKSWEKTHKEYLDDLYYSYGYYFGEIRVDPQDKNGIYILGVPILKSKDTGKTFTSISRENVHADHQALWVNPKQQGHLIDGNDGGLNLSYDDGESWTKLNVPSVGQFYAIYADNQKPYHVYGGLQDNGVWTAPHTAKIDTRWHQSGQNPYKSIMGGDGMQIQVDDRNPNIVYTGYQFGNYYRIDRGSGKRKYIQPKHTLGENPYRFNWQTPIQLSKHHQDILYLGSNKLHRSLNRGDTWETISDNLTTGGKKGNVAYGTLTTISESPFQFGLIYVGSDDGYVHITKDGGGSWEKISNAFPKDLWVSRVIASQHKKERVYVTLNGYRWDDFTPYVYVSEDYGKTWKNISDSIPVSPVNVIREDPENPDLLYIGTDNGVYASFDRGDKWFPFHKGLPNVAVHDLAVQPEAKHLIVGTHGRSLYKANIAPLQLMTKELAAKKHHIFAISPIRKRENWGSSWSKWLKPNTPKITIPYYSKEKKKTTIAVYLNTIKVNSIPVNADTGINEAVFDVSFSKKGKKAYLNKHKENTLKEAKNGVYYLPKGEYTVKIGKEERSFSIK
- a CDS encoding nuclear transport factor 2 family protein, with product MKNQIENSLLDLKELLGKGQFIEAMEKYLADDVVLQEADNNPKIGKEVCLQAERDLLSTVTEFGGYQMKNIAVNGDISYYEAVMDFTTNDGKKHHFEQVNRTQWKDGKIINERYYHS
- the sdhA gene encoding succinate dehydrogenase (quinone) flavoprotein subunit; the protein is MALDSKVPSGPLADKWTKHKNDIDLVNPANKRLIDIIVVGTGLAGGSAAATLAELGYNVKAFCFQDSPRRAHSIAAQGGINAAKNYQGDGDSTYRLFYDTVKGGDYRSREANVYRLAEVSANIIDQCVAQGVPFARDYGGLLDNRSFGGVLVSRTFYAKGQTGQQLLLGAYSAINRQIGRGKIKMYNRHEMLDVVIVDGKARGIIARNLVTGEIERHSAHAVVLGTGGYGNVFFLSTNAMCSNVTAAWKAHKRGAYFANPCYTQIHPTCIPVSGDHQSKLTLMSESLRNDGRIWVPKKLEDVKAIREGKLKPTQIAEEDRDYYLERRYPAFGNLVPRDVASRAAKERCDAGFGVNTTGEAVYLDFASAIQRYGKEQAQIRHLDQNDAALVTSLGQEAIKTKYGNLFQMYEKIVDENPYETPMMIYPAVHYTMGGVWVDYNLQTTIPGLYCIGEANFSDHGANRLGASALMQGLADGYFVLPYTIGDYLANDIRTGSISTDLPEFEAAEKSVKETLDKLVNNSGKHSVDHFHKRLGKIMWNKVGMSRNEKGLREAIEEISALRKEFWKDVRVPGSANEFNEELAKAGRVADFLELGELFAKDALYRTESCGGHFREESVEEDGPQKGEAKRNDKAFAFVSAWEYKGEPKDAVLHKEELEFNDIELKQRSYK
- a CDS encoding succinate dehydrogenase, which encodes MSGLFNSSIGRKFAMALSALFLMIFLLQHFAINILSVFSENAFNRASHFMGTFWAVQYILQPVLILGVVFHFVMGFVLEIQNNKARQVKYTKNNGGANSSWMSRNMIWSGLVILAFMVLHFIDFWIPEIKTKYILGDMSGMHEGEFRYFYELTEKFHSPVRVGAYCLAFVFLAMHLLHGFSSAFQSVGANNKYTRGLKKISKIYAIGIPIGFIFIALFHHISGH
- a CDS encoding DUF1801 domain-containing protein, with protein sequence MNPAEHYILNQPEPFKSILLQLQILIEAAYPEVDLKYKWKIPYYYLHNKPFCFLNVSKGYVDVGLWLPYLIEGLSPYLISEGRKKMKSLRYYTIEEIDPKILFKALEEVHKNYQKGFWKG
- a CDS encoding succinate dehydrogenase/fumarate reductase iron-sulfur subunit; its protein translation is MNLTLKIWRQKNASDKGKMVNYQIADVSPDMSFLEMLDVLNNQLIEKGDEPVAFDHDCREGICGMCSLYINGEAHGPDRGITTCQLHMRKFKDGDTIYIEPFRSKAFPVVKDLVVDRSAFDRIQHAGGFISINTSGNTQDANAIPINKHDADTAFDAATCIGCGACVATCKNSSAMLFVSAKVSQFALLPQGQVEATDRVLNMVKQMDEEGFGNCTNTGACEVECPKGISLENIARMNREYLKASLKG